From a region of the Flavobacterium branchiarum genome:
- a CDS encoding BamA/TamA family outer membrane protein — translation MKTKYLKYFIILSLFFAFGCSNTKYLPKGDLLYTGASVKVEDTILKKKEKTALKNELQGLLRPLPNKQFLGLRIKLWIYNIAGEPKKKKGTRYWLRNKVGEAPVLFSKVDLDYNSSVLRNYAENKGFFKVNVTADSTSKDKRATVEYTVKPNKQYKIKSVSFPDDSSAVAKTIAKTTRRSLLKVGNPYDLDVIKSERERIDSRLKEKGFYYFNSDYILAQVDSTKGDHEVVIKLKIKDETPAKAKVPYTINDIVVYPNFSILKDSTAVAYKKEDIVKYKDFTIIDSTNTFRPRVFDRALYFKKGDFYNRSDHNLSLNRFVNLGTFNFVKNEFKESDSIKNALDAYYYLTLLPKKFIRVEVLGKTNSASYSGSEINANWNNRNLLRGAELFTLSVFGGADFQISGQNKGNNIFRIGGEASLTWPRLITPFNFQGSSEFVPKTKASLSYEYQNRINLYALNSFRGSFGYSWKENIRKEHQLDIIEVNYVSPNRVTPYYQEQVSKDESLAKVLDKQLIFGPTYSYTYTNTMQKRKKNTFYFNGELDLAGNITGLATKANIKKNDVVKIFDVPFSQYVKFKTDFRHYLKLGKESQLASRLILGVGLPYGNSSSLPTSKQFVVGGTNSIRAFRARSIGPGSYVSQDTVNSLIPDQSGDLKLEFNTEYRAKLFSIVRGALFLDAGNVWLLNNDPNKAGAKISKNFMKEIAVGAGAGLRFDLSFLILRTDIAFPLRIPYLPEGKRWVIDDINFGSGSWRKDNLILNIAIGYPF, via the coding sequence ATGAAAACTAAATATCTAAAATATTTTATAATACTCTCTTTGTTTTTTGCTTTTGGATGTAGCAATACCAAGTATTTACCCAAAGGAGATTTGTTGTACACAGGAGCTTCGGTAAAAGTAGAAGATACGATTCTTAAAAAGAAAGAAAAAACAGCACTTAAAAATGAACTGCAAGGTTTGTTGCGTCCTTTGCCTAATAAACAATTTTTAGGATTACGTATTAAATTATGGATATATAATATAGCTGGAGAACCTAAGAAGAAGAAAGGAACCAGGTATTGGTTGAGAAATAAAGTTGGAGAAGCTCCAGTACTTTTCAGTAAAGTCGATTTAGATTATAACTCGTCGGTGCTAAGAAATTATGCTGAAAATAAAGGTTTTTTTAAAGTAAACGTTACTGCAGATTCAACTTCTAAAGATAAAAGAGCAACGGTAGAATACACTGTTAAACCAAATAAACAGTATAAAATAAAGAGTGTTAGCTTTCCTGATGATTCTTCGGCTGTAGCTAAAACAATTGCCAAAACAACTCGTAGATCATTGCTAAAAGTAGGCAATCCTTATGATCTTGATGTAATAAAATCAGAAAGAGAACGTATCGATTCTCGATTAAAAGAAAAGGGATTTTATTATTTTAACTCCGATTATATCTTGGCGCAAGTTGATAGTACCAAAGGAGACCACGAGGTAGTTATAAAATTAAAAATAAAAGACGAAACGCCAGCCAAAGCCAAAGTGCCTTATACTATAAATGATATCGTTGTGTATCCTAATTTTTCGATTTTAAAGGATAGTACAGCTGTAGCATATAAAAAAGAAGATATCGTAAAATATAAAGATTTTACGATTATAGATTCTACAAATACGTTTAGACCAAGGGTATTTGATAGAGCTTTGTATTTTAAGAAAGGAGATTTTTACAATCGATCAGATCACAATCTTTCTCTAAACCGTTTTGTGAATCTCGGAACATTCAATTTTGTTAAAAATGAGTTTAAAGAATCGGATAGCATAAAAAATGCTCTGGACGCTTATTATTATCTAACCTTATTGCCAAAGAAATTCATTAGAGTTGAGGTATTAGGAAAAACCAATTCGGCTAGTTATTCAGGTTCAGAGATCAACGCAAACTGGAACAACAGAAACTTGCTTAGAGGAGCTGAATTATTCACATTGTCAGTATTTGGAGGAGCCGATTTTCAGATTTCGGGACAAAATAAAGGGAATAACATATTTAGAATAGGAGGAGAAGCAAGTTTAACTTGGCCAAGATTAATTACTCCTTTTAATTTTCAAGGCTCTAGTGAGTTTGTTCCAAAAACGAAAGCAAGTTTGAGTTATGAATATCAAAACCGAATTAATCTGTATGCTTTAAATTCTTTTAGAGGATCCTTTGGGTATTCATGGAAAGAAAATATCAGAAAAGAACATCAATTGGATATCATAGAAGTTAATTATGTGAGCCCAAATCGGGTAACGCCTTATTATCAAGAGCAAGTTTCAAAAGATGAATCATTAGCTAAAGTACTTGATAAACAATTAATTTTTGGTCCAACGTATTCGTATACCTATACCAATACAATGCAAAAGCGAAAAAAGAATACATTTTATTTTAATGGAGAACTTGATTTAGCTGGTAATATAACAGGCTTGGCAACAAAAGCCAATATCAAGAAAAATGATGTCGTAAAAATATTTGATGTTCCTTTTAGTCAATATGTGAAATTTAAAACTGATTTCAGACACTATCTTAAGCTAGGGAAAGAAAGCCAATTAGCAAGCCGACTTATTCTAGGAGTAGGCTTGCCTTATGGTAATTCTTCTTCATTGCCTACAAGTAAGCAATTTGTTGTTGGTGGAACCAATAGTATTCGCGCTTTTAGAGCCCGATCAATTGGCCCTGGTAGTTATGTAAGTCAAGATACAGTTAATTCATTAATTCCAGATCAATCAGGAGATTTAAAACTTGAATTTAATACAGAGTACCGAGCTAAACTTTTTAGTATCGTACGAGGAGCACTATTTCTAGATGCTGGAAATGTTTGGCTGCTCAATAATGATCCAAATAAAGCTGGAGCAAAAATCAGTAAAAATTTCATGAAAGAAATTGCTGTTGGTGCTGGAGCAGGATTACGTTTTGACTTATCGTTTTTAATTTTAAGAACCGACATTGCATTTCCGTTAAGAATACCATATTTACCTGAAGGAAAACGATGGGTAATAGATGATATTAATTTTGGAAGTGGTTCTTGGAGAAAAGATAATTTAATACTTAATATCGCAATTGGATATCCTTTTTAG